Proteins found in one Methanospirillum hungatei JF-1 genomic segment:
- a CDS encoding MEMAR_RS02690 family S-layer glycoprotein, producing MNARFAVVMMVLVALAIMAFPATAAINKIPAGGEVFLGEKGLDVSAATGGSSQIAWWQPGTNTETEQPADIQQVTNAQSFYVSPDIFVGKTGNWYQWNGSVKGPLAFNIKEPSLNLKVWDGSVNEDVTGKAIPVGNYGNFVVETNMQSIITRPGYQPADAPFKIKVKSADGGVYTNLVGNNGKEISLTNLAVNQQLWYWVSPDEKHTEPASNDGWNTAAEDKYGNRMYKAGTYTVWAECNANKMKDQYKSPDGSDYTGKTISAVKSVQIATDQVKIEANKDTVVRGNPFSVTITGVPNAEYYVWAKGSGSMTGQPDDQPPMILSTQADVKQDAAAGPYEIGKYQYEGGAGKSIKQDVPDDPEFHGTKFYALVKLNSSGTRTVEWKTSKDTKDKKYTIRVERKSGSQYKSDEVDVKVEKGDVTIVASGDQSYYLGEEVKLSGTNSETDVTYLFITGPNLPNAGGMLKSPRKEVNNDQPASFDQADVQDDDTYEFKWQTANLEMDAGTYTVYAVSAPRDKDHLSDAQYDTVSLVIKKPYIQATASASVVAKGDKMYLRGTAEGDPSKGVAIWILGKNKVLYATESVNDDMSFEHEIKSAETASLYAGQYFVVIQHPMYNNEFDVYPDNPLEPQKILGAYPTRDSEVFRIGGAGALQGTDAAEALVRAIDSAMVDDIYTKMQFLVEEPKVSINPIGEQAVGSKFEITGTTNLMYDDNDLLVEVTSSSFKPTDKSQSGEFNGATGTIKVQQGTDGLNKWSFTVDASTFKPDEYIVRVSGVTTDVVETALFNVVEAGAAPVAPVVAPTEAPVVEVTAEAPAVEEPVAEETNATETNTTEEAPVAEEPVNKTA from the coding sequence ATGAACGCACGATTTGCAGTTGTCATGATGGTGCTTGTCGCACTTGCAATCATGGCATTCCCCGCTACTGCAGCAATCAACAAGATCCCCGCCGGAGGAGAAGTTTTCCTTGGTGAGAAGGGACTTGATGTCTCTGCAGCAACCGGTGGCTCAAGCCAGATTGCATGGTGGCAGCCAGGTACCAACACTGAGACTGAGCAGCCTGCAGATATTCAGCAGGTTACCAACGCACAGTCATTTTATGTTTCTCCTGATATCTTCGTCGGAAAGACCGGCAACTGGTATCAGTGGAACGGCAGCGTAAAAGGCCCGCTCGCATTTAACATCAAGGAACCATCCCTTAACCTTAAGGTCTGGGACGGATCTGTAAATGAAGATGTGACCGGCAAGGCAATTCCAGTAGGCAACTACGGGAACTTTGTCGTTGAGACCAACATGCAGAGCATCATCACCCGTCCAGGGTACCAGCCTGCAGATGCACCTTTCAAGATCAAAGTAAAGAGTGCAGATGGTGGTGTCTACACCAACCTTGTTGGAAACAACGGTAAGGAAATCTCGCTGACGAATCTTGCTGTCAACCAGCAGCTCTGGTACTGGGTATCCCCAGACGAGAAGCACACTGAGCCGGCATCCAACGATGGATGGAACACTGCAGCCGAGGACAAGTATGGCAACCGCATGTACAAGGCAGGTACCTATACAGTCTGGGCAGAGTGTAACGCCAACAAAATGAAGGATCAGTACAAGTCACCAGACGGTTCAGACTACACCGGAAAGACCATCTCTGCAGTAAAGAGTGTTCAGATCGCCACCGACCAGGTGAAGATCGAAGCCAACAAGGACACTGTAGTCCGTGGCAACCCATTCTCTGTCACCATCACTGGTGTCCCGAACGCTGAGTACTATGTCTGGGCAAAGGGATCCGGCTCAATGACCGGCCAGCCTGATGACCAGCCACCGATGATTCTGTCCACCCAGGCTGATGTCAAGCAGGACGCAGCTGCAGGACCATACGAGATCGGTAAGTACCAGTACGAGGGAGGAGCAGGGAAGAGCATCAAGCAGGATGTCCCCGATGATCCCGAATTCCATGGAACCAAGTTCTACGCACTTGTAAAACTTAACTCCAGTGGAACCAGAACCGTTGAGTGGAAGACCTCCAAGGACACCAAGGACAAGAAGTACACTATCCGTGTAGAACGCAAATCCGGAAGCCAGTACAAGTCTGATGAGGTCGATGTCAAGGTAGAGAAGGGCGATGTTACCATCGTTGCATCTGGAGACCAGAGCTACTACCTTGGTGAGGAAGTCAAACTCTCCGGTACCAACTCCGAGACTGACGTTACCTATCTGTTCATCACCGGTCCAAACCTCCCGAACGCAGGTGGTATGCTGAAATCCCCACGTAAGGAAGTCAACAACGACCAGCCGGCATCCTTTGACCAGGCTGACGTTCAGGATGACGACACCTACGAGTTCAAGTGGCAGACCGCCAACCTTGAGATGGATGCAGGTACCTACACCGTTTACGCAGTCAGCGCTCCGCGCGACAAGGATCACCTCAGTGACGCACAGTACGACACTGTCTCACTTGTGATCAAGAAGCCGTACATCCAGGCAACCGCTTCAGCAAGTGTTGTTGCAAAGGGTGACAAGATGTACCTCCGTGGTACTGCAGAAGGCGACCCGTCCAAGGGTGTCGCAATCTGGATCCTTGGTAAGAACAAAGTTCTCTACGCAACTGAATCCGTGAACGATGACATGTCATTCGAGCATGAGATTAAGAGCGCAGAAACTGCATCTCTCTATGCAGGGCAGTACTTCGTTGTTATCCAGCACCCAATGTACAACAATGAGTTCGATGTCTACCCAGACAACCCACTCGAACCACAGAAGATCCTCGGTGCATACCCGACCCGTGACTCTGAAGTCTTCAGAATCGGCGGTGCAGGTGCACTTCAGGGAACTGACGCAGCAGAGGCACTTGTAAGAGCAATTGACTCAGCTATGGTAGATGATATCTACACCAAGATGCAGTTCCTCGTTGAGGAGCCAAAGGTCTCCATCAATCCGATTGGAGAACAGGCTGTAGGTTCCAAGTTTGAGATCACTGGTACCACCAACCTCATGTATGACGACAACGATCTGCTGGTCGAGGTCACTTCATCCTCATTCAAGCCGACCGACAAGTCACAGAGTGGTGAGTTCAACGGTGCAACCGGAACTATCAAGGTTCAGCAGGGCACCGATGGTCTGAACAAGTGGAGTTTCACTGTCGATGCAAGCACCTTCAAGCCGGATGAGTACATCGTCCGTGTCTCTGGTGTTACCACCGATGTTGTCGAGACTGCTCTCTTCAACGTTGTTGAGGCTGGCGCAGCACCGGTCGCCCCGGTTGTTGCACCAACTGAAGCACCCGTTGTTGAAGTAACTGCAGAGGCGCCAGCTGTTGAAGAACCAGTTGCAGAGGAAACCAACGCAACTGAAACCAACACAACTGAAGAAGCACCTGTTGCAGAAGAACCAGTCAACAAGACTGCGTAA
- a CDS encoding PLP-dependent aminotransferase family protein, with amino-acid sequence MNYRFADRMRKTPRSFIRETLKVTEHPDIISFAGGLPNPSVFPVQELAKTAEEVIREDGPAALQYATTEGFLPLRNWIAERYAHRYGISVTPDEILITHGSQQCLDLIGKIFIDKGTHIGIERPGYLGAIQAFSLYEPAFVPISLEMDGPALDDLQNFLQIKNCGFFYGVPNSQNPSGITWSDEKRRAVADSLHDNKGIFIEDDAYGEIRFRGDIPRPVKTMVPDQVVMNGSFSKIITPGMRMGWICAPKPIMDQLVTAKQGTDLHSSILAQRIIYRYLSEYPIDAYIKRISDTYKCQCDSMVRSIQEHFPESVSYTIPEGGMFLWVTLPENISSMEVFARALKEKVAVLPGIPFYTDGGGFNTLRLNFTNSSHEKIEDGIIRLSRVLNRLLEKSER; translated from the coding sequence ATGAATTATCGTTTTGCAGATCGGATGAGAAAAACTCCCCGTTCGTTTATTCGCGAAACACTAAAAGTTACAGAACATCCTGATATCATCTCATTTGCAGGCGGTCTTCCGAATCCATCAGTTTTCCCCGTCCAGGAACTTGCGAAGACAGCTGAGGAGGTAATCAGGGAAGATGGCCCGGCGGCTCTTCAGTATGCAACAACTGAGGGATTTCTGCCATTACGAAACTGGATTGCAGAAAGGTATGCTCACAGGTATGGGATTTCGGTTACGCCAGATGAGATCCTTATTACCCACGGTTCCCAGCAATGTCTTGATTTAATTGGTAAGATATTCATTGATAAAGGCACTCATATCGGGATTGAACGGCCCGGGTATCTCGGAGCAATTCAGGCATTTTCTCTGTATGAACCTGCATTTGTACCGATCTCATTAGAAATGGATGGCCCCGCTCTTGATGATCTTCAGAATTTTCTGCAGATAAAGAATTGCGGGTTTTTTTATGGGGTTCCAAATTCCCAGAATCCCTCAGGAATCACCTGGTCGGATGAAAAACGCAGGGCAGTGGCAGATTCTCTCCATGATAATAAAGGGATTTTCATCGAGGATGATGCATATGGGGAGATCAGATTCCGGGGCGATATCCCGCGTCCGGTGAAGACAATGGTTCCTGATCAGGTCGTCATGAATGGCTCTTTTTCGAAGATTATTACCCCCGGAATGAGGATGGGGTGGATCTGTGCTCCAAAGCCTATAATGGATCAACTTGTTACGGCAAAGCAGGGCACTGATCTCCATTCAAGCATCCTTGCCCAGCGGATTATATACCGATATCTTTCAGAATATCCCATTGATGCCTACATCAAAAGGATTTCAGATACCTATAAATGCCAATGCGACTCTATGGTCCGCTCTATTCAAGAACATTTTCCTGAATCAGTTTCATATACCATTCCTGAAGGGGGGATGTTTCTCTGGGTGACCCTTCCGGAGAATATATCCTCAATGGAAGTATTTGCGAGAGCATTAAAGGAGAAAGTTGCGGTGTTACCTGGTATTCCTTTCTATACAGATGGAGGCGGGTTTAATACGTTACGTCTCAACTTTACAAACTCATCACATGAAAAAATTGAGGACGGGATTATTCGATTAAGCAGGGTACTGAATAGGTTACTTGAAAAATCCGAAAGATAA
- a CDS encoding DUF6125 family protein, whose product MTDNSIELKKELIDAAKNWLAIDGLWFLEIEKRFGLDIALECDAAVWKEFSRIEADRIMTRLALPSGGGLEVLETALHHRLFSLLNTYEIRKPVPGVLELFMNSCRTQAARDRKGLPLFPCKRIGLIDYKIFARTIDPKINVECIACPPDTMIRTYHCGWRFTI is encoded by the coding sequence ATGACTGATAATTCTATAGAATTGAAAAAAGAACTGATTGATGCGGCAAAGAACTGGCTTGCAATCGACGGACTATGGTTTTTAGAGATTGAAAAACGGTTTGGGCTTGATATCGCTCTTGAGTGTGATGCTGCTGTCTGGAAAGAGTTCTCGAGGATAGAAGCGGATCGAATCATGACCCGTCTAGCCCTTCCTTCCGGTGGCGGACTGGAGGTATTGGAAACTGCCCTGCACCATCGGCTCTTCTCCCTCCTGAACACCTATGAAATACGAAAACCTGTCCCAGGAGTTCTGGAGTTATTTATGAACTCATGCAGAACCCAGGCGGCACGTGACAGAAAAGGCCTCCCGTTATTTCCTTGCAAGAGAATTGGTCTGATTGATTACAAGATATTTGCTCGTACCATTGACCCGAAGATAAATGTTGAATGTATCGCATGTCCACCTGATACCATGATCCGAACCTATCATTGTGGATGGCGGTTTACTATATAA
- a CDS encoding ABC transporter permease has protein sequence MRRKTGKKFRILFIGAYHVWLRNALVFRKNIRVNLLPPFIEPLLYLGAIGFGIGAYITDIEGLPYVRFIAPAILAASVMNASFFECAYGTYVRMYYQKTFDALLATPITIHEVILGEIFWGATRGLISALSISIILLLLGLASPVGLLLALPLSFVAGLLFSGIAACFSAVSPSIDTISYPATLFIAPMFLFSGTFFPLHLLPWIVQILALIFLPLTHVVSLIRGLLTESTDPLWALNITWIVLGTIVFSVLAIRLFERRLIV, from the coding sequence ATGAGGAGGAAGACGGGTAAAAAATTCAGGATCCTTTTTATTGGTGCATACCATGTCTGGCTTCGGAATGCTCTGGTATTTCGTAAAAATATTCGTGTCAACCTTCTTCCTCCGTTCATCGAACCTCTTTTGTACCTTGGGGCGATCGGGTTTGGAATCGGAGCATATATCACCGATATTGAGGGGCTCCCATATGTCAGATTTATTGCACCGGCAATCCTTGCAGCATCCGTGATGAATGCATCCTTCTTTGAATGTGCGTATGGGACATATGTTCGCATGTATTATCAGAAGACATTTGATGCACTGCTTGCAACACCGATCACCATTCATGAAGTTATCCTGGGAGAGATATTCTGGGGAGCAACCAGGGGTTTGATCTCTGCTCTGTCAATCAGCATCATTCTCCTTCTGCTGGGACTAGCCTCTCCAGTCGGGTTACTCCTTGCACTCCCCCTCTCATTCGTTGCAGGTTTGTTATTCTCCGGTATTGCCGCATGTTTTTCTGCGGTTTCACCCTCAATAGATACCATTTCATACCCGGCTACTCTCTTCATCGCACCGATGTTTCTCTTTTCAGGGACGTTTTTTCCTCTGCACCTCCTCCCCTGGATTGTTCAGATTCTGGCCCTCATATTCCTGCCACTTACCCATGTGGTCAGTCTGATTAGGGGACTTCTTACCGAAAGCACTGACCCATTATGGGCTTTGAACATCACATGGATAGTCCTCGGAACCATAGTCTTTTCAGTGCTGGCTATCCGGCTCTTTGAACGGAGACTCATTGTATGA
- a CDS encoding ABC transporter ATP-binding protein gives MNTSDSSLPNQVIEATGLIKRYRELTAVNGITFSVTKGELFGFLGPNGAGKTTTMKMVQCVSPRSGGELKIFGEDPEFSGRNIRKRIGVVPQETNLDPDLSVFDNLVMYARFFDIPKSDAEKRALSLLEFFELEAKMDTIIEKLSGGMKRRLHLARSLMNNPDLLILDEPTIGLDPQARHHIWEKLLKLRAEGHTIVLTTHYLDEAARLCDRLVIMDHGNILVEGSPDELVRAYIGMDIVETDNTDEVSRYLNLMNISFEIGGETIQIRTDKPRELANILMDKFQGIRVITRPGSLEDVFLMLTGRRIRE, from the coding sequence ATGAATACATCAGACTCCTCTCTTCCGAACCAGGTAATTGAGGCAACAGGCCTTATTAAACGATACCGCGAGCTGACTGCGGTAAATGGCATCACTTTTTCTGTAACAAAAGGAGAACTTTTCGGATTTCTCGGACCGAACGGAGCTGGAAAGACGACAACCATGAAGATGGTGCAATGTGTCTCTCCCCGGTCCGGAGGAGAACTGAAAATATTCGGAGAGGATCCGGAGTTTTCAGGAAGAAACATCAGGAAGAGAATTGGTGTTGTCCCACAGGAGACAAATCTCGATCCCGACCTGTCAGTTTTTGACAACCTCGTGATGTATGCAAGATTCTTTGATATCCCAAAGTCCGATGCTGAAAAACGTGCTCTAAGCCTTCTTGAATTTTTTGAACTTGAGGCTAAAATGGACACTATAATCGAGAAACTCTCTGGAGGGATGAAAAGAAGACTGCACCTTGCACGATCTCTCATGAACAATCCGGATCTTCTCATCCTTGACGAGCCGACCATCGGCCTGGATCCACAGGCCCGCCATCACATCTGGGAGAAACTTCTGAAATTACGTGCGGAAGGGCACACCATCGTTCTGACGACACACTATCTTGATGAGGCAGCCCGTCTCTGTGACCGGCTGGTGATCATGGATCATGGGAATATTCTGGTTGAAGGATCTCCGGATGAACTGGTCAGAGCCTATATCGGTATGGATATTGTCGAGACAGACAATACTGATGAGGTTAGCAGGTATCTGAATTTGATGAATATCTCGTTTGAGATTGGCGGAGAGACGATACAGATACGAACCGATAAACCTCGTGAACTGGCTAACATATTGATGGACAAATTCCAGGGAATACGGGTTATCACCCGGCCAGGATCACTCGAAGATGTATTCTTAATGCTGACCGGAAGGAGGATTCGTGAATGA
- a CDS encoding presenilin family intramembrane aspartyl protease PSH → MRSKEQIREFFAILAMPVMLLAVEIGSVLLAMPMNASGYAVFEDPQSLSNPVWFIVMLLVFTAFLLILIQYRFKRVLGWIIRASLFIAYIYVFSGLLGLIMSAESGLVIGTACAGAATFLLWKYPEWYVVDILGVLLAAGIASMFGISLEPVPVILLLILLSVYDAISVYKTKHMLTLANGVIEGRMPIMVVVPKKEGYSFIRDGIGGSIDPGISNNNSPKHDRAAYLMGLGDLIMPSILVTSAAVFIPGGGMGILNLPAIGVILGSLAGLGILLYAVHSGRPHAGLPPLNGGAILGFLIGWFLLTQ, encoded by the coding sequence ATGAGATCGAAGGAACAAATCCGGGAGTTTTTTGCCATCCTTGCAATGCCGGTAATGCTCCTTGCTGTGGAAATCGGATCCGTTCTCCTTGCAATGCCCATGAACGCCTCCGGATATGCGGTCTTTGAAGACCCACAGTCACTTTCAAATCCGGTATGGTTTATCGTGATGCTCCTGGTATTCACGGCATTTCTTCTTATCCTCATACAATACAGATTCAAACGAGTGCTGGGCTGGATAATCCGGGCATCCCTGTTTATCGCATATATCTATGTATTCTCAGGACTTCTTGGACTCATCATGTCAGCGGAGTCTGGACTGGTTATAGGAACAGCCTGTGCCGGAGCGGCAACGTTCCTGTTATGGAAATACCCCGAATGGTATGTTGTAGACATTCTGGGTGTCCTTCTTGCAGCAGGAATTGCATCGATGTTTGGTATATCACTCGAACCGGTACCGGTCATTCTGCTCCTTATCCTCCTCTCGGTATATGATGCAATATCAGTATACAAAACAAAACATATGCTCACCCTCGCAAACGGTGTTATTGAAGGCAGAATGCCCATCATGGTTGTGGTACCAAAGAAGGAGGGATACTCATTCATTCGTGACGGAATCGGGGGCAGTATTGATCCGGGTATATCCAATAACAATAGTCCGAAACATGACCGTGCTGCATATCTGATGGGTCTTGGGGATCTCATCATGCCATCAATCCTCGTGACATCGGCTGCCGTATTTATTCCGGGAGGTGGAATGGGAATACTGAACCTTCCGGCAATAGGGGTGATACTGGGATCTCTTGCAGGACTTGGAATCCTTCTTTATGCAGTACATTCAGGCCGGCCTCATGCAGGACTACCACCACTGAACGGCGGAGCGATACTGGGATTTCTTATCGGCTGGTTTCTATTGACACAATAA
- the fen gene encoding flap endonuclease-1, translating into MGVALRDILTDLKRPAETDELKGVAAIDAFNALYQFLSIIRQPDGTPLMDDSGRITSHLSGIFFRTANFLTQGIRPVFIFDGKSPEMKGRTIQERRDVREESKEKWDQAKKEGDLAGAFRYAMSSTAIDAYILSSARQLIQLMGLPVVDAPSEGEAQGAYMVLKGDADYVVSQDYDTLLFGTPVLVRNLTISGKRRLHGRQITVQPERIVLSDVLSTLDITREQLIEIAILTGTDFNPGIRGIGAKTGLKKIKSGEFDSIIREKLPDFDPEPVRSFFLNPPVTDSYTLDPGRIDRDGIRAFLCGEHGFSQDRVDPVLDKISKKEKQKTLESWF; encoded by the coding sequence ATGGGTGTAGCACTCAGAGATATTCTTACTGACCTGAAACGGCCGGCTGAAACCGATGAACTGAAAGGAGTCGCGGCAATCGATGCATTTAATGCGCTGTATCAGTTCCTCTCTATCATCAGACAGCCGGATGGTACCCCCCTTATGGATGATTCGGGAAGAATCACCTCACATCTTTCCGGCATCTTCTTCAGAACTGCCAACTTTCTGACTCAGGGCATCCGTCCGGTCTTCATCTTTGATGGAAAATCACCGGAGATGAAAGGCAGGACCATCCAGGAACGAAGGGATGTCCGCGAAGAGTCGAAAGAAAAATGGGACCAGGCAAAAAAAGAGGGTGATCTCGCCGGGGCCTTCAGGTATGCCATGTCCAGTACGGCCATCGATGCCTATATTCTGTCTTCGGCACGTCAGCTGATCCAGCTGATGGGTCTGCCTGTTGTTGATGCACCATCAGAAGGAGAAGCTCAGGGGGCATATATGGTCCTGAAGGGGGATGCTGACTATGTTGTCTCTCAGGACTATGACACCCTCCTCTTTGGTACTCCGGTCCTGGTCAGAAATCTTACCATTTCAGGCAAGCGTCGGCTTCATGGGAGACAGATAACCGTCCAGCCTGAGCGAATTGTCCTGTCTGATGTTCTCAGTACCCTTGATATAACCAGAGAGCAGCTTATCGAGATTGCCATCCTGACCGGCACCGACTTTAATCCCGGAATAAGGGGGATTGGTGCTAAAACCGGATTAAAGAAGATCAAATCCGGAGAATTTGATTCAATTATCCGTGAGAAACTTCCTGATTTTGATCCTGAACCTGTTCGTAGTTTTTTCCTGAATCCCCCTGTCACCGATTCATATACTCTTGATCCCGGACGGATTGATCGTGACGGAATCAGGGCATTTCTCTGTGGTGAACATGGGTTTTCCCAGGACCGGGTGGATCCGGTTCTTGATAAGATATCAAAGAAGGAGAAGCAGAAAACTCTTGAGAGCTGGTTCTGA
- a CDS encoding PKD domain-containing protein → MCISGVLISITHADEPEENITNNTSNLSAEWVVDFTASPFEGYPPLCVQFTVSGPNGEYVWDFGDGTTSYVMNPVHCYKQKGSYWVKLKYSYGTIAGEVSKPDCVKVGDPDMYVDYFAEPSSGPAPLTTQFSIIGNPTNIIWHFGDGSDDSTDLSPRHQFREPGNYSPTLTYCIAGSCNKISKFNYIEVAPGNKVDFLAERQNGTAPICTRFIVYGEADSFQWDFGDGSVSYEKSPVHCYPEPGLYTVSMTYTIDGAPYTITKNRYLKYVPAGTPDFTATPVEGIAPLCVAYSVINPTQSWEFNFGDNSTATSAQATHCYGTSGNYFPSLTYCSNNLCDTVEGKEPILVHQPRILIAQGSALNEYKFSTDAPEGLKYSWDFGDGTRAEGPAPSHRFDMEGTYRVSLVVTGTCGCNAIAVKELKMKPKGKLDFTATPLAGCAPHCVQFNEKSPEIPLSRVWDFGDGETSSEKNPFHCFRFPGPYTVSLTDTFPNGTQQEVKENYITAHAVPKPSFTMFPPHGDAPLTVKFTDTTVDYAEKRYWSFGDGTSDSGKIVEHRFDEPGNYNVTLTIWGAGDCFGSKSQTVHVLKKVDSPYDFSGLPRRGLAPLCTSYKVTGQIQQSELDFGDGQKTNERNPFHCYETAGIYSPALQACDSVSGCEDIRKPAYIVAVSPYYLNITLLHGWNLVSVPVTLEPGFDTMDILSGVDTAGHSIFTWNSTSAAWMRSARSDPISPLSAFFIYSSDMVQVPIRISGEGPEYNLTRDLDEGWNLVSFADIMMVSADEAFRSIEEFWSYVIGYDAEKQRFSAPITNGVESRDVSLDPRQGYWIFMNSSAQMVGKQL, encoded by the coding sequence GTGTGTATCTCTGGGGTTCTAATATCCATAACGCATGCTGATGAGCCGGAGGAGAATATCACGAATAATACCAGCAATCTGTCAGCTGAGTGGGTCGTGGATTTTACCGCCTCTCCATTTGAAGGGTATCCTCCTCTTTGCGTTCAGTTTACTGTTTCAGGCCCGAATGGTGAATATGTATGGGATTTTGGTGATGGAACAACGTCATATGTTATGAACCCGGTCCATTGCTATAAACAGAAGGGATCCTACTGGGTTAAACTGAAATATTCCTATGGCACAATCGCCGGGGAAGTTTCAAAACCTGACTGTGTGAAAGTCGGAGATCCTGATATGTATGTTGATTATTTCGCAGAACCCTCCTCTGGACCAGCCCCGCTTACTACTCAGTTTTCAATAATCGGCAATCCTACAAATATCATCTGGCATTTCGGAGATGGAAGTGATGATAGTACTGACCTTAGCCCACGGCACCAGTTCAGGGAACCTGGAAATTACAGCCCCACCCTGACATATTGTATTGCAGGTTCCTGCAACAAGATCTCAAAATTCAATTATATCGAGGTTGCACCGGGCAACAAAGTAGATTTTCTTGCCGAACGACAGAATGGCACTGCCCCGATCTGCACCAGGTTCATCGTCTATGGGGAGGCCGACTCATTTCAATGGGATTTTGGTGATGGGAGTGTATCATATGAAAAGAGTCCGGTCCATTGTTACCCTGAACCGGGTCTTTACACCGTCTCCATGACCTATACGATTGATGGTGCTCCGTATACCATCACTAAAAACCGGTACCTGAAATATGTTCCAGCAGGAACTCCTGATTTTACCGCTACCCCGGTTGAAGGGATTGCTCCTTTATGTGTTGCATACAGTGTCATCAATCCCACTCAGTCATGGGAGTTTAATTTTGGTGACAACAGCACGGCGACCAGTGCACAGGCAACCCATTGTTATGGGACCAGTGGGAATTATTTCCCATCTCTGACCTACTGTTCCAATAATTTATGTGACACGGTGGAAGGAAAAGAGCCCATACTCGTTCATCAGCCCCGGATTCTGATTGCCCAGGGGAGTGCTCTGAATGAATACAAATTCAGTACCGATGCCCCAGAAGGACTGAAATATTCCTGGGATTTTGGAGACGGGACACGGGCAGAGGGGCCTGCTCCCTCACACCGGTTTGATATGGAAGGAACATACCGGGTATCACTGGTGGTCACAGGTACCTGTGGATGTAATGCCATAGCGGTAAAGGAACTAAAGATGAAACCCAAAGGGAAACTTGATTTTACTGCGACCCCATTGGCCGGCTGTGCACCCCACTGTGTACAGTTTAATGAAAAATCCCCCGAGATACCCCTCTCCCGTGTGTGGGACTTTGGTGATGGTGAGACCAGCTCCGAGAAAAATCCCTTCCACTGTTTCCGGTTCCCTGGTCCTTACACGGTGAGTCTGACTGACACATTTCCGAACGGCACACAGCAGGAGGTAAAGGAGAACTATATCACGGCTCATGCGGTTCCGAAACCCTCATTTACCATGTTCCCTCCCCACGGCGATGCACCTCTCACGGTCAAGTTCACTGATACGACTGTTGATTACGCTGAGAAACGGTACTGGAGCTTTGGTGATGGCACGTCAGATTCAGGAAAAATTGTAGAGCACCGGTTTGATGAACCAGGGAATTATAATGTGACCCTGACCATATGGGGGGCCGGCGACTGTTTTGGATCAAAATCACAGACCGTCCACGTCTTAAAGAAGGTAGATTCCCCATATGACTTTTCCGGTCTTCCAAGGCGTGGCCTTGCTCCTCTCTGTACCTCCTATAAAGTGACCGGTCAGATTCAGCAGTCAGAGCTTGACTTTGGTGACGGACAGAAGACAAATGAACGAAATCCGTTCCATTGCTATGAGACCGCCGGGATATACTCACCCGCTCTTCAGGCATGTGATTCAGTTTCCGGGTGTGAGGATATCAGAAAACCAGCATATATTGTTGCAGTCTCTCCCTATTACCTGAATATTACTCTCCTTCATGGCTGGAATCTGGTCTCTGTTCCAGTAACCCTTGAACCAGGTTTCGACACCATGGATATTCTCTCCGGTGTTGATACCGCAGGACATTCCATTTTTACATGGAACAGTACATCAGCTGCCTGGATGAGATCAGCACGATCTGATCCAATCTCCCCCTTGTCAGCCTTCTTTATATACTCATCAGATATGGTGCAGGTTCCGATCAGGATATCAGGTGAAGGTCCGGAGTATAATCTGACCAGGGATCTGGATGAAGGGTGGAATCTTGTCAGCTTTGCAGATATCATGATGGTATCTGCTGATGAGGCTTTCCGATCAATCGAAGAATTCTGGAGTTATGTTATCGGGTATGATGCAGAAAAGCAGAGATTCTCTGCCCCTATTACGAATGGAGTTGAGAGTAGGGACGTTTCTCTTGACCCGAGACAGGGATACTGGATATTTATGAATTCTTCGGCCCAGATGGTTGGGAAACAGCTATAA